Proteins encoded within one genomic window of Streptomyces profundus:
- a CDS encoding DUF6912 family protein yields MRVYVPLTLSGLARLHEAGEVGPAPLTAYAVTPALREWYLSGGEEELEYAALSRAAAGSLRLIATDPEVARRRVVLAAEVPDRVAVADPDLALAVEALGEVRVVEAVPLRWLAAVHVDAEDAADDIALAADAVGAADQGDDDAQFTVDGAADHELLWYGVQEIDRLL; encoded by the coding sequence GTGCGCGTCTATGTTCCCCTCACGCTCTCCGGGTTGGCCCGGCTGCACGAGGCCGGCGAGGTCGGCCCGGCTCCCCTGACCGCCTATGCCGTCACTCCCGCGCTCCGCGAGTGGTACCTCTCGGGCGGCGAGGAGGAGTTGGAGTACGCCGCGCTGAGCAGGGCCGCCGCCGGCTCGCTGCGGCTGATCGCCACCGATCCCGAGGTCGCCAGGCGGCGGGTGGTGCTCGCCGCCGAGGTGCCCGATCGGGTGGCGGTGGCCGATCCGGATCTGGCGCTGGCCGTCGAGGCGCTGGGCGAGGTCAGGGTCGTCGAGGCCGTTCCGCTGCGCTGGCTGGCGGCCGTCCATGTCGACGCCGAGGACGCCGCGGACGACATCGCGCTGGCCGCCGACGCGGTGGGCGCGGCCGACCAGGGCGACGACGACGCCCAGTTCACCGTTGACGGGGCGGCCGACCACGAAC
- a CDS encoding Rv3235 family protein → MLSNRGPRPTRPASRRVDSRGPRHRSRPSPPPRPQEWFAGQLLLVLSGQRPVTILLGHVRDTAYEQLSQLAPRTPLRPQAGGPAPRLILVRGSCPASSAIEACALVRVGERTRALAFRLEQRPGSGWRCTAVEVDTVA, encoded by the coding sequence ATGCTCAGCAATCGGGGCCCGAGGCCGACGAGGCCGGCCAGCAGGCGTGTCGACTCGCGAGGCCCACGCCACCGGTCGCGTCCCAGCCCGCCGCCGCGCCCACAGGAGTGGTTCGCGGGCCAACTCCTGCTCGTGCTCAGCGGTCAGCGCCCGGTCACGATCCTGCTCGGGCACGTCAGGGACACGGCGTACGAACAGCTCAGCCAGCTCGCCCCGCGCACCCCGCTGCGGCCCCAGGCCGGCGGTCCCGCGCCCAGGCTGATCCTGGTGCGCGGCTCCTGCCCGGCCAGCTCCGCCATCGAGGCGTGCGCCCTGGTGCGGGTCGGCGAGCGCACCAGGGCGCTCGCCTTCCGGCTGGAGCAGCGTCCTGGCAGCGGCTGGCGCTGCACCGCCGTCGAGGTGGACACCGTGGCCTGA